The Saccharomonospora cyanea NA-134 genome includes a region encoding these proteins:
- a CDS encoding DUF4097 family beta strand repeat-containing protein → MQKFDTPAPISAVLDIPAGLVRIIAADRADTAVEVLPVDASKGRDVKLAEQTTVEYDDGVLRIAASAKNQILGSSGSVEATVQLPAGSRIEVKADSAELRGVGRFGDVTFAGSHGEIKVDEAASVRVTTQAGDVSVGRLTGPAEISVAKGDIRIAEAVRGTVVLRTQAGDVSVGAAAGVSAALDAGTSHGRTHNALKNTGRTDLTIQATTDHGDIAAYSL, encoded by the coding sequence ATGCAGAAGTTCGACACCCCCGCCCCGATCTCCGCGGTCCTCGACATTCCCGCGGGTCTCGTCCGGATCATCGCCGCCGACCGGGCCGACACCGCGGTGGAGGTCCTGCCCGTGGACGCCTCGAAGGGGCGCGACGTGAAGCTGGCGGAGCAGACCACGGTCGAGTACGACGACGGGGTCCTGCGGATCGCGGCCTCGGCGAAGAACCAGATCCTGGGCAGCTCGGGGTCCGTCGAGGCGACGGTGCAACTGCCCGCGGGCTCCCGCATCGAGGTGAAGGCGGACAGCGCCGAACTTCGGGGCGTCGGCCGGTTCGGCGACGTCACGTTCGCAGGCTCGCACGGCGAGATCAAGGTCGACGAGGCCGCGAGCGTCCGCGTCACCACCCAAGCCGGCGACGTCTCGGTCGGCCGCCTCACCGGCCCGGCCGAGATCAGCGTCGCGAAGGGCGACATCCGGATCGCCGAGGCCGTGCGCGGCACGGTCGTACTGCGCACCCAGGCCGGTGACGTGTCGGTCGGCGCCGCCGCGGGAGTCTCCGCCGCCCTGGACGCCGGTACCTCCCACGGCCGGACCCACAACGCGCTCAAGAACACCGGCAGGACGGACCTGACCATCCAGGCGACCACCGACCACGGCGACATCGCCGCCTACAGCCTCTGA
- a CDS encoding S9 family peptidase, which translates to MTTTQDYQVAERLLRRSVRPGELVVGDKVRPQWTDGGARFRYAVSNGTGRRFVLVDPAAGTREPAFDHARLAAALAAASGHHVDPDALPFPAIAVADNVVEFDAFGEHWRCDLDDYACDRAEPAPPGNPLEVPSPDGTVAVSRRGHDLWARSLSDGREWALTTDGEPGYGYGSGPEITSNPTLLRKLGLPHLPPVVAWSPDSTKVLAHRTDERGVRQTHLVEARPAGGGAPTLHTQRYAYAGDETIPQAELVVLDVAEGTVVRAQADPLLMPQLSPIAAGWAWWAGDGSAVYFLSQPRDLRTLTLHRLDPVTGEVTTVLSETGPTRVEPNQWLFEPPIVRVLAGEVLWYSQRDGWGHLYRYDLRTGELLGQVTSGQWAVRRILHVDEAERVVYFTASGLVDEDPYRRTVCRVGLDGTGFAKVTDDELDHIVTMPDDPEYFIDSASTVDTPPVTTVRDWSGRVLVELERADISKLVATGWTPPERFRVKAADGVTDIYGVLYRPRDFDPAQRYPVVDNVYPGPQVTRVEPGFDPGGMGLDAEPLAALGFVVVAVDGRGTPGRDKAFHDASYGRLADAGCLADHVAALRQLAETRPWMDLDRAGAFGHSGGGFAAVRAMLDFPEVYKVGVALSGSHDAPCFNQGFVEAYAGADNPGAWAQASNVDIADRLAGKLLLVHGEMDDQVHPDQTLRLADRLVAAGRDFELFIVPGAEHMFIDCLAYVRKRCWDFLVRELAGTQPPVYRPAPIVLGPELLGELFA; encoded by the coding sequence ATGACCACCACCCAGGACTACCAGGTCGCGGAGCGACTTCTCCGCCGCTCCGTCCGCCCCGGCGAACTCGTCGTCGGCGACAAGGTCAGGCCGCAGTGGACCGACGGAGGAGCCCGTTTCCGGTACGCCGTGAGCAACGGCACCGGCAGGCGGTTCGTGCTGGTCGACCCGGCGGCGGGCACTCGCGAGCCGGCCTTCGACCACGCCCGGCTCGCCGCCGCGCTGGCCGCTGCCTCCGGGCACCACGTCGACCCGGACGCCCTGCCGTTCCCGGCGATCGCGGTGGCCGACAACGTCGTGGAGTTCGACGCGTTCGGCGAGCACTGGCGCTGCGATCTGGACGACTACGCCTGCGACCGGGCGGAGCCGGCTCCGCCGGGCAACCCGCTGGAGGTGCCGTCGCCCGACGGCACGGTCGCGGTGTCCCGGCGGGGACACGACCTGTGGGCGCGCTCGCTGTCCGACGGCCGCGAGTGGGCGCTGACCACCGACGGCGAGCCCGGCTACGGGTACGGCTCCGGCCCGGAAATCACGAGCAACCCCACCCTGCTGCGCAAGTTGGGCCTGCCGCACCTGCCGCCGGTGGTGGCCTGGTCTCCCGACTCGACGAAGGTGCTGGCGCACCGCACCGACGAGCGGGGCGTCCGGCAGACCCACCTGGTGGAGGCCAGGCCCGCCGGCGGCGGCGCCCCGACACTGCACACCCAGCGGTACGCCTACGCCGGGGACGAGACCATCCCGCAGGCCGAACTGGTCGTGCTGGACGTCGCCGAGGGCACGGTCGTCCGCGCGCAGGCCGACCCTCTGCTCATGCCGCAGTTGTCGCCGATCGCGGCCGGGTGGGCGTGGTGGGCGGGGGACGGTTCGGCGGTGTACTTCCTCAGCCAGCCCCGTGACCTGCGCACGCTCACCCTGCACCGGCTCGACCCTGTCACCGGTGAGGTCACCACCGTGCTCAGCGAGACCGGGCCCACCCGCGTCGAGCCCAACCAGTGGCTGTTCGAGCCGCCGATCGTGCGGGTGCTGGCCGGCGAGGTGCTGTGGTACTCGCAGCGGGACGGCTGGGGCCACCTGTACCGGTACGACCTGCGCACCGGCGAGCTGCTCGGGCAGGTCACCTCAGGGCAGTGGGCGGTGCGGCGGATCCTGCACGTCGACGAAGCCGAGCGGGTGGTGTACTTCACCGCCTCCGGATTGGTCGACGAGGATCCGTACCGGCGCACGGTGTGCCGTGTCGGCCTGGACGGCACCGGGTTCGCCAAGGTCACCGACGACGAGCTGGACCACATCGTCACGATGCCGGACGACCCGGAGTACTTCATCGACTCCGCCTCCACCGTCGACACCCCGCCGGTGACGACGGTCCGTGACTGGTCCGGGCGGGTGCTGGTGGAACTGGAGCGCGCCGACATCAGCAAGCTCGTCGCCACCGGCTGGACGCCGCCGGAACGGTTCCGCGTCAAGGCGGCCGACGGGGTGACGGACATCTACGGGGTGCTGTACCGGCCACGGGATTTCGACCCGGCGCAGCGCTACCCCGTGGTCGACAACGTCTACCCCGGTCCGCAGGTCACCCGGGTCGAGCCGGGCTTCGACCCGGGTGGGATGGGCCTCGACGCGGAACCCCTCGCGGCGCTCGGGTTCGTGGTGGTGGCGGTGGACGGGCGGGGCACCCCGGGGCGCGACAAGGCCTTCCACGACGCTTCCTATGGCCGCTTGGCCGATGCGGGCTGCCTGGCCGACCACGTCGCCGCACTGCGGCAGCTGGCCGAGACCCGGCCGTGGATGGATCTCGACCGGGCGGGCGCGTTCGGGCACTCCGGAGGCGGGTTCGCCGCGGTACGGGCGATGCTGGACTTCCCCGAGGTGTACAAGGTCGGAGTCGCCCTCTCCGGCTCGCACGACGCTCCCTGCTTCAACCAGGGTTTCGTGGAGGCCTACGCCGGCGCGGACAACCCAGGGGCATGGGCCCAGGCGTCCAACGTGGACATCGCGGACCGGTTGGCCGGCAAGCTGCTGCTCGTCCACGGCGAAATGGACGACCAGGTCCACCCGGACCAGACGCTCCGGCTCGCCGACCGGCTCGTCGCCGCAGGCAGGGACTTCGAGCTGTTCATCGTGCCCGGCGCCGAGCACATGTTCATCGACTGCCTGGCCTACGTCCGCAAGCGCTGCTGGGACTTCTTGGTGCGCGAGCTGGCGGGCACGCAGCCGCCCGTCTACCGCCCCGCGCCCATCGTCCTCGGCCCGGAGCTGCTCGGTGAGCTGTTCGCCTGA